The Pseudomonas sp. MPC6 nucleotide sequence GAGATGTACATCGCCTCCGACAGCTACAAGCTCGATTCGCCGCAACTCAAGTACGCCGACATCATCAAGGCCGGTCACATCAACCAGGACCTGGCTCGCTATGAGCTGCGCCGGGTCTGGCATGTGGTGGCGACCCTGAAGGAAGGTCAGCGTCACATCTACGCCAAGCGTGACTTCTACATCGACGAAGACACCTGGCAAGCGGCGGTGATCGACCACTACGACGGTCGTAATCAGCTCTGGCGTGTGGCGGAAGCCCACTCCCAGAACTATTACAACGTCCAAGTGCCTTGGTACACCCTGGAAACCCTGTATGACCTGCAATCGGGTCGTTACCTGGCGCTGGGCATGAAGAACGAAGAAAAGTCGGCATATGACTTCGGCTTCACCGCGACCACCAGCGACTTCACCCCGGCGGCGCTACGTCAGGAAGGTGTTCGCTAACGTTTACTAAACAGAGGCCGCATCCTTGAAAAACGCCCCGACTGGTTCGGGGCGTTTTTTGTCCGGGTCTTTTTGTAGCCATTTGTAGCAATAACCTTCATTCCCTCTGCGTTTACCGCTAGTCTGCGGACATCTGCAACGCCGCCATCAGCATTCGAACAAGAGCCGGCCATGACTGATCTGTCCCCACTCCCAGGCCCTGCAAGCGTCACCGTCGCAGCACTGGACGGGCGCTGTTTTCGGCCGCCCTTGCCTGATGGCCACGTGCTGCGGCCGCGTTTGTGCGAGCGCCTGAGTGCCGGTCTCGGTGGCAGGCTGTTGCTGATCAGCGCCCCGGCCGGGTTCGGCAAGAGTTCACTGGCCGTGGAGTTCTGCCAGGGGTTGCCAGCCCATTGGCAAAGCCTGTGGCTGGGGTTGAGTCCGCGCGACAGCGACCCCGGGCGTTTTCTTGAACGGTTGCTCGAAGGCCTCCAGGATTACTTTGCGCAATTGGGCAGGCAGTCCCTGGGGCTGCTGAAAATGCGCCAGCGGCATCAACCCTTCGCCTTCGAAGAATGGCTGGACGGTCTGCTCGACGAGTTGGCCGTGCATGTGTCGCCGACGGCGCCGCTGCTGCTGGTACTCGATGATTACCATCTGGCCCAGGGGCCGGTGCTCGATCGTTGCCTGCAGTTCTTCCTCAATCATCTTCCCGATGGCCTGCTGGTGATGGTGACCAGCCGCCAGCGTCCGGACTGGCACCTGGCTCGCCTGCGGCTGTCGCGGCAACTGCTCGAGTTGCATGAGCAGGACCTGCGCCTGACCCACGACGAAGCCTTGACCCTGCTCGATCGACACAGCACCTCCTTGCGCGGCGAAGCGCTGGAGAACCTGATCCAGCGCAGCGAAGGCTGGGTCGCCGGGCTGCGTTTCTGGCTGCTGGCGGCCTCCGAAGCGGGCACCGCCGGCGAGTTGCCCCAGTCCTTGCACGGCGGGGAAGGGCTGATCCGCGATTACCTGCTCGAAGAGGTCATCGATTGCCTGCCCGCCGAGGTGCAGGCATTCCTCTACGACACCGCGCCGCAGGAGCGCTTTTGCAGCGAGCTGTGCGACGCCGTCCGCGAAGCCCACGACAGTGCCGAGATCCTGCGTTTTCTCTCGGCCCATCAGGTGTTCCTGGTGCCACTGGACGAGCAGGGGCACTGGTTTCGCTATCACCATCTGTTTTCCGACCTGTTGCGCACCCGGCCTGCCACACCGGCGATGGTGCCGGTGGCGAGCCTGCACCTGCGCGCCTGTCGCTGGTTCAATGCCCAGGGCTTGCTCGATGAGGCGGTGGAGCAGGCATTGCGGGCCGGGCACCTGGATGTCGCGGCGAACCTGGTGCAAAACCTTTCGGAAGAGCAGCTGCTGGCCGAGCAGAACGTCGGCATGTTGCTGCGCTGGAAAATGGACTTGCCCGACAGCTTGCTGGTCAGCACACCACGCCTGATCGTCCTGTACAGCTGGGCGTTGGGACTGGCCTGTCAATTGGACGCCGCCGAGGAGCTGGCCAGCCATTTGAGCCGCTACCTGCCGGCCCCGTCGGCCACGGCGCAGAAATCCATGCTGGCGCAATGGCTGGCCTTGAGCGGCATCATCGCCCGGGGCCGCGGCAATCGCGAGCTGACGATGCTCTATTGCGCCGAAGCCCTGGAGAGCCTTCCCTCCAGGCGTTACGGCCAACGCCTGATGTGCCTCTCGACCTTGTCCAACCTGGCCATTGCCGACGGCGACCTGTGGCGTGCACGAGGCTTGAACCGAGATTCCCTGGAGTTGGCACAACGGGTCGGCAATCCGTTGTTCGAAGCGCTGGCCCACTACGACCGCGCCCGAGTGCTGCAGGCGCGGGGAGAGATCCTGCGGGCAGAGGAAGAGGTCCGTCAGGGGCTGCAACGCCTGCAAGGATTATCCCCGCAACGGCTGTTTGCCGTACGCGCGCGCCTGACCTTGTATGAGGGTTTCCTGCTGGCCCTGCGCTTGCAGCCACAGACTGCGCGGCTGCGATTGCAAGCGGGTTTGACCGAGGCGCGCGCCTGCCGCGATATCAGCGTATTGATCGGCCATTGCGTGATCGCCAAGCTCGAAGGCAGCAGCGGCGAGTTCGCGAAAGCGTTCGCCGAACTCGCCGAAGCCGAACGCCTGATGCACATCTGGGACGTGCCGCCGATCTACTACCTGGCGATGATTACCCTGGTCAAATGCGAACTGTGGCTGGCCCAGGGCCGTACCGACCTGGCCGAAGCCTGGCTGACGCGACTGGGCCAGACCTACAACGGCGAACATCCTGCCGCGCCTCCGGAATTCCATCCACAGTTGCCGCTGCACATCGAATTGCAGCAGGCCTTGCTGGACGTCATCCAGGGGCAACCGATGCTGGCTGAAGGGCGCTTGAATGCGTTGCTCGAGAATGGCCAGCAGACCGGCCGGCAGTTGCTCAGCGTGCTGGTGTTGACCCAGAAAATCGATTTGCTTCTGGCGCACAGCCGCGAGCCCGAGGCCCGGCAAGCCTTCGTCCAGTCCCTGGAAGCGGCCAGTGGCGGTGCCCTGCAACCCTTCGATGGCCTGCTGAACAAATACCCTGACTGGCTGCGTGAGCAGCTCCAGCACTGTGCAAAATCGCCGATTGCACTCAGCCTGTCGGAGCGCCTGCCCGCCGTCGCTGTGCGCATTGCGCCGGAATCCTTGCCCGCGTGCGAGCAACTCAGCTCCCGTGAACTGGCCGTCCTGAAACTCATCGCCCAAGGCTGTTCTAACCAGGAAATCAGCGATCAGCTGTTCATTTCCCTGCACACGGTGAAAACCCATGCCAGTCATATCAACAGCAAGCTGGGGGTGGAGCGGCGCACGCAGGCTGTGGCGCGGGCGAAGGAATTGGGGGTGTTGGCCTGAGGTCATTTGACGATACACGTTGCGGCAAAATGGCCTGATGGCCATTTTATGCAAAAATATCCCGTCCCCCGTTTACCGAGCAGGCCCGATGTCCCAGCAACCGACTCTTATCCGCGAAACCTTCCCCGTCGGCCCGTTGCAGTGCAACTGCACGATCATCGGCGATCCGATCACGAAAAAAGCCATCGTGGTCGATCCGGGCGGCAATCATGAATTGATCCTGGCTCGCCTCGACGCCCTGGGCCTGAAGGTGGTCAGCATCATCCACACCCATGCGCACCTGGATCACTTCCTGGCCTCTGGGCAGTTGAAGGAGAAGACCGGCGCGACCCTGCATTTGCACAAGGAGGATCAATTCCTCTGGGACAACCTGGAGATGCAATGCCAGATGTTCGGGGTGCCCTACACGCCGGTGCCTTCGCCGGATCGCTGGTTGGCCGATGATGAAGAGCTGGCCTGCGGTTGTGGCGTGGCATTGCATACGCCGGGGCATACCCCGGGTTCCATGAGCTTCTGGTTTGCCGAGGCCAAATTGCTGATTGCCGGTGACACCTTGTTTCGGCGCGGGGTCGGGCGCACGGATTTGTGGGGTGGCGATCAGGCGACCATCGTGCGTTCGATCAAGCAGCGGCTGTATACCCTCGATGAAGAAGCGACGGTGGTGACGGGGCATGGTCCCGACACTCGCCTGGGCGAGGAAATGCGCGAGAACCCGTTTGTGCGCGCTTGATCTGCAATTGTGTACAGTCGGGGTGGAATCTTTTCCGGTAAAAATGATCCAACGCCCGCAAAGGCCGATGCCTTGATCCGTTGCACCACAGAATGAAGAAAGTAGGAGCTTTGAATGTTCACCAAGCAGCGTTTGATTATTGTCGCTACGGCTGTGGCCTTGCTGTCTGGCTGCGCCTCGCCTAACCCTTACGACAATCAGGGTCAAGCTCAGGGCCAGGCCGACAGTGGTTCCACCGGCATGAGCAAGACCGCCAAATACGGCGGGCTCGGCGCTCTGGCCGGTGCGTTGGCCGGGGCGGCCATCGACCACAACAACCGTGGCAAGGGCGCGTTGATCGGCGCGGCCGTGGTGGGTGCTTCCGCTGCCGGTTATGGTTACTACGCCGACCAGCAGGAGAAAAAACTGCGGGCCAGCATGGCCAACACCGGGGTTGAAGTGCAGCGTGAGGGCGATCAGATCAAGCTGATCATGCCGGGCAACATCACCTTCGCCACCGATTCGGCGAACATCGCCTCGAGCTTCTATCAGCCGCTGAACAACCTGGCGGGCTCGCTCAAGGAGTTCAATCAGAACCAGATCGAGATCGTCGGCTACACCGACAGCACCGGCAGCCGTCAGCACAACATGGACCTGTCCCAGCGTCGCGCCCAAAGCGTGGCGACTTACCTGACGTCGCAGGGTGTCAGCGGTGCCAACTTGAGCGCCCGTGGCGCCGGTCCGGATAACCCTGTTGCCAGCAACGCCGACGTCAATGGCCGGGCGCAGAACCGTCGGGTCGAGGTCAACCTGAAGGCGATTCCGGGTCAGCAGTATGGCGCCCAGCAGCAAGGTACCGTTCAGCAATACCCGTAACACCGCAAAACCCTGTAGGAGCGAGCTTGCTCGCGAAGCGGTGTGTCAGCCGACATCAATATCGACTGATACGGCCCCATCGCGAGCAAGCTCGCTCCCATAGTTGGTTTCCACAGTCGGTTTTGTGTCTGGGCTGACTTTCCTAGTTCGCCTCTTTCACCGCACTGAGAAACGCGCAAGTACGCTCCTGTTGCGGGTGTTCGAAGATCTGCGCCGGCGTGCCCTGTTCGTGAATCTGGCCCTTGTAGAAGAAGCACACGCGGTCGGCGAACTCCCGGGCGAAACCCATCTGGTGCGTGACCATCAACATGGTCAGGTTGTGTTCGGTGCCGAGCTTGCGGATCACGTTGAGCACCTCGCCGCACAGTTCCGGGTCGAGCGCCGAGGTGACTTCGTCGAACAGCATCACTTTGGGACGCATGGCCAATGCCCGCGCGATCGCCACCCGTTGTTGCTGGCCGCCGGACAGCTGCGAAGGGTAATGCCCCAGTTTGCTGCCCAATCCCACCAATTCCAGCAAGTCCGCGGCTCTTTCGCGGGCCTCTACAGGTTTCATCCCGAGCACTTGCACGGGCGCCTCGATGACGTTTTGCAACGCGGTCATGTGCGGGAACAGGTTGAAGCTCTGGAACACCATGCCGATCTTGCCGCGCACCCGCCGGATGTGCCGATCGTTGGCCGGCACCAGCACGCCGTTGCGATTGGGCATGTGAGTCAACAGGTCGTCCTCGATACGGATCAGCCCGTCGTCGATGCCTTCAAGGGTCATCAGCACCCGCAGCAGCGTGGACTTGCCCGAGCCACTGGGCCCGATGATCGCCACTTTTTCACCCGGTGTGACGTCCAGGTTCAAGTGGTCGAGCACGGTGAAGTTGCCGTAGCTTTTGGTGACGTCCTGGAAGCTGACGATCGGCTTGACCGGTTTGGTTTCCTGCATGGCCGTGGCCTCCTGCGGATGCAGCGGGGTCGGGTTGCTTTGCCGGGAAAAGTCGCTGGGTGTCGAGAGTGGAGAAGTCATTAGCGTAGCTCCAGGCGCACTTCAAGGCGCCGTACCAGATAAGCCAAAGCGATGCTCAGGGCGAGGAAAAACAGGCCGACCATGGTGATCGGCTCCAGGTAACGGAAATTCTCGGAACCGATGTTCTTGGCCTGCTGCATGATTTCCACCACGGTAATCGCCGACAGCACCGGCGTGTCCTTGAGCATCGCCACCAGGTAGTTGCCCAATGGCGGCAGGATCGGCCGCAGGGCCTGGGGCAAGATGATGTTGCGGTAGGCGCTGTACGGGGCGATGTTCAGCGCCGTGACCGCCTCCCATTGCGCCCGCGGCACCGCGTCGAGGCCGCCGCGATAGACTTCGGCGATATAGCAGGCGTAATGCAGGCCGATCCCGAGGATCCCGACTTGCATGGCGGTCATGCTGATGCCGTAGTTGGGTAGCACGTAGTAGAGGAAATACACCTGGATCAGCAGCGGCGTGCTGCGGATGAACTCGATCACCCCGGTGGCCGGCAGCGAGATAAAAAGCTTGCGGCTGCGGCGGCCGATGGCCAGGAACAAGCCCAGCACAATGGCGATCAGGAAACCGATCAGGGTAATCCCCACGGTATTGAGCGAAGCGCGCAGCAGATCGGGGAGAATTTGCCAGGCGTAGGTCCAGTCGAACAGTGTCATGACAGACCTCCACGCATCCGCCCGCGAGCCAGGCGCCGCTCAATCTGGCGCATGCCGATGTTGATGGCTTGCGCCAAGACGAAATAGATCACCAGCGCCAGGCTGAAAATCTCCAGGGTCTGGAAGGTCGCCTGATCCAGCTGACGAGCGCGGAAGCTCAGGTCGGACAAGGTGATCAGCGATACCAGCGAGGTGTTTTTCAGCAGTTCGATCAGCAGGTTGGTGCCCGGCGGGATCGCCGCGAGCAACGCCTGGGGCAAGATGATGCGCTTGAAGCGTTTGTAGCCGCTGAAGTTCAGCGCCGTGGAGGCTTCGTACTGACCCTTGGCCACCGAGCTGATTGCGCCGCGCATCACTTCCGCGCCGTAAGCGCCGATGTGCAAGCCGAGACCGACGATGGCCACGGCGTAGGGGCTCAATTCAAGGTTGAAGGGTGGCAGCGGCAGCACGAAAAACAGCCAGAACAATTGCACCAGCAACGACGTGCCGCGAAACACTTCAATGTAGGCAATGGAAAACCAGCGCAGTGGCCGCCAGGGCGACATGCGCCCGAGCGCCGCCAGGATGGCGGCGACGATCGCCAATATCGAGCCGAAGAATGTCACCTGGAGGGTTACCCAGGCCCCTTGTATCAATAACGGAAGTAATTCACCCATGAGTCAACCTGGCCATCCGGATTAAGCAGGGAATAGGCATCGCACCGGGGCGCCATGCCTGCCTCGACTACTGAGCGCAGAGCTCGGCAGCCGTTTTGCTTGTCACGTTGGATTTGTCGAACCCGAAAGGGGCGACCGCCTTGAGATGCTCTTCGGAGCCCAGCCACTTTTTCAGTTCGGCGTTGACCGCATCACGCAGGTCTTTGTCTTCGGGACGGAAGGCGAGGGCGCCGTAACCGATGTGCGACGGATCGTCCTTGAACTCGGTAACCGCCTGGACCTTGTCGCCACCCTTGCTGGCCAGGCCTTTCATGGTCAGTTGGGTGCCCACGGCCGCATCGGCACGCCCGGCGCGCACGGCTTGCAACTGCGCGGTCGTGTCCGGCACCTGGAGGATTTGCGCGTCCTTGACCCCGGAATCCCGCGCATACGCCAGGTTCACCGTACCGGCCATGATCGCCAGCTTCACGTCAGGGTTGTTGGCGATGTCTTCATAGCTGTGCAGGTTCTTCGGGTTGCCCTTGGCCGTGAGCAGGGCGTCCGGCAGTTGGTACTGCGGGTCGGTGAACAGCACCTGCTTGCAGCGGGCCGGGGTGATGTACATGCCGGCGGCAATCACATCGAAACGCCCGGCGCGCAGACCGGGGATCAACGAACCCCACTCGGTCAACACGCCATCGACCTTGGTAATGCCCATCTTGGCGAAAATGGCCTTGGCGATTTCCGGTGATTCACCGGTGACCCTGCCGTCGGTTTCGGTAAAGGCGAACGGGGTTTCGTTGGCGTAACCGATGCGGATACTGCTGTTCTGTTTGATGGTTTCCAGGGTCGTGGCGGCCTGGGCGCCGGCGGCCAGGCCGAGCATCGCGCACGCCACGAACAGGCGGCGCAACGCATGGGGAGTGCGGGAGGGGAAATTGCTCATCGATAAAATCTCCTGTTTCTTGTGGACCCGTCGTGGACGGCTCTGTGGTAGGAGGCAGTGTGACAAGAGCAAAGCGTACGGGCCGGTCCATTCGAGTGGGATACTCGATTGGGACACTGCGCCGGCACAGATCGATTGATTTTTTTGTGACGGCTTTACCCGCCTGTGCATCGACCTTGAACCGAGCATACAAAAGCCCCGCGCAACATTGCATTGCACTAGGACAATTGCTTTGCATGGATTCTCGCGGGATGCTGTCCGCACTGGCACCTACGCGGGTTTTAGCGCCGATGGACAAGTGGAAAGCAGCATTGGAAATGGCCCGCAGCGGCGAATCCAAGTACAAGATTCTGGTGCAGGCGATCGCCGAAGACATCGAGCAAGGGGTGTTGGCCAACGATCAGCGGCTGCCGCCGCAACGGCAAGTGTCCGATGCCATGGGCATCAGCGTGCAGACGGTTACCAATGCCTATAAGGAACTGGAGCGCCAGGGCCTGGTGCGATGCGAAGTCGGGCGCGGCAGCTTTGTGTCGCGGCGCATGAGTGATCGGGTGGCCACCTATATTCTCGACAGCCCCGAACGGGCGCTGGTGGATTTTTCCATCACCCGGATTCTGCACACCCGCGAGCATGACCAGTTCTGGCGCGAGACCTGCCGCGAGCTCAGCACCGAAGAAGATCAGCCGTGGATTCACGCCTTTCGTCCGATCGCCGGGTTCGAATCACACCGCGAGGCCGCCATGCACTGGATCGGCCGCCAGGGCCTGCGGGTCGAGCGCGATGACATCCTGATCACCAACGGCGCCGCCCACGGGATCTTCCTCGCCCTGGCGTCGCTGGCCGGTCCCGATGACGTGGTGCTCTGCGAAGGGGTGACCGACCACGGCGTGATCGGCAATTCCCAAGTGCTGGGGTTTACCCTCAAAGGCCTGGAAATGGACCGCCATGGCATCGACCCGGAACATTTCGAAGACATGTGCAGCAACGAGCGCATCACCGCGCTGGTGTGCACGCCGAACCTGAACAACCCGACCACCAGCCTGATGCCGGACAGCCGCCGGCGCGAGATCGCCGAGATCGCCCGACGCTTTGGCGTGCACATCATTGAGGATGACGTGTATGGCCCGCTGCTGGATGAACGGCGAGCGCCGCCCATCAGTCATTACCTGCCGGAACTGTCGTTCTATTGCACCAGCATGACCAAGTCGGTGCTGACCGGTTTGCGCATTGGTTATCTCGTGGTCCCCAAGCGCCTGGCACTGCGCACTGAGAGTATTCTGCGGGTCAACAGCTGGATGGCCACGCCCATGGTGTCCGAGATCGCCGCGCGCTGGATCCGCGACGGCCGCGCCGAGACGCTGGTGAACCTGCAACGCAAATTGCTGGCGGGGCGCCAGGCAATGGTCACTGAATATCTGGATGACTACGTGCTCGCCCAGCACCCGCACGCCTTGAATGCCTGGATCGGTATCCCGACCCATTGGGAGCTCGACAGCCTGGTACGGGCGTTGCGCCACAAACACATCGCGGTCACCTCGCCCGATCCGTTCACGGTACGTGGCACGCCTCGCCCCCGGGCGGTCCGGGTGTGTGTCGGCGCCGAATGCAGTGATGATGAGATGCGCAATGCGCTGATGGGCATGCGCGAAATCTTCGGTCAGTACCCGCAGATCCATGATTTTTGAACGGAAAAAAGTTCGCAAAAGTTTGTCGGCTAAATTGCCCTAGTACATTCATTCCGACAATCCAGCCCTCTTAGACTGCGCCCAACACCACAGTGGGATGCGGTCATGTCAGCGCTGCAGTTAAACGATGTTTACCTCGCTCGCCAGCGAATCGAAGCGCTGGTCCGGCGTACGCCCATGGAATACTCGCCCAGCCTCTCCTTGCGATTGGGCGTGGCGGTGTACCTCAAACTCGAATCCTGGCAAATCACCGGCAGCTTCAAATTGCGCGGCGCGAGCAATGCCGTGGCGCAGCTCAGCGCCGAGCAAAAGGCCCGCGGCGTGGTGGCGGCATCGACCGGCAACCACGGTCGTGCGCTGGCCTATGCCGCGTCCCGGCAAGGCGTGAAGGCGACCATTTGCCTGTCGCATCGGGTGCCGGCGAACAAGGTCCAGGCCATTCGTGATCTCGGCGCCGAGGTGTGCATCGTCGGTCAGTCCCAGGACGATGCCCAGCGCGAAGCCGAGCGGATCGCCCGCGAGCAGGGCGCGACATTGCTGCCGCCGTTCGATCACCCGGCCATCATTGCCGGGCAGGGCACCCTCGGGCTGGAAATCCTCGAGCAGCAACCGGATGTGGCGCAAGTGCTGGTGCCCTTGTCCGGTGGCGGCTTGTTTGCCGGCGTGGCGCTGGCGCTCAAGAGCGCCAGCGTCAACATCGTCACCCATGGCATCAGCATGCAGCGCGGTGCGGCCATGCACGCCAGCCTGGCGGCCGGCCATCCGGTGGAAGTCGACGAGCTGCCGACCCTGGCCGATTCGCTGGGCGGCGGTATCGGCCTGGACAATGGTTACACCTTCTCCATGACCCGCCACCTCTGCGATCACGTGCACCTGCTCACCGAAGCTTCCATCGCCAATGCCATGCGTCATGCCTATCGCGAGGAACGCCTGGTGCTGGAAGGCGCGGCGGCGGTCGGCATCGCGGCGTTGCTCGATGGCCTGATCGAGCCGCGCGGGCCGATCGTGGTGGTGGTCAGCGGCCGCAACGTCGACATCGATCAGCACCTGCGCGTATTGGCTGGCGCTGATGCCTGAACCCAAACAATAACGACTGACGGGAGTACAGCGCTGATGACTGACATTACTTTATTGAGCGAAGCAGACCTGCGCGCCTGTGTCGCGCTGGATCTGCCGAGCATCGACGCCATCGAACAGGCCTTTGTGCTGCTGGCCACGGCGGTCGTGGCCATGCCGCCGATCCTGCGGCTGGACATCCCCGAGCATAACGGCGAAGTGGACGTGAAGACCGCTTACCTGCCGGGGCTGGAGCGTTTTGCGATCAAGGTCAGCCCGGGTTTTTTCGACAATCCGAAGCTCGGCCTGCCGAGCCTCAACGGCATGATGATGCTGTTGTCGGCCCGCACCGGTTTGCTCGATGCCTTGTTGCTGGATAACGGTTACCTGACCGCCGTGCGCACCGCGGCGGCCGGCGCGGTGGCGGCTCGGGCCCTGTCACGGGCCGACAGTCGCCGGGTGGCGCTGATCGGTGCCGGCGAGCAGGCGGCGTTGCAGCTGCAGGCCTTGCGCCTGGTACGGCCGATCGAACACGTACGGGTCTGGGCCCGCGACAGCGCCAAGGCCGTGGCCTTCAGCATTGAGCTGGCGCGCGACAGCGGTCTGGCGGTCACGTCGTGCGCGAGCATCGACGAAGCCATGGCCGACGTGGACATCGCGATCACGTGCACCCCGAGTCGCGAACCCTTGATCGAAGCGCGCCACTTGCACCCCGGCCTGCACATCACCGCCATGGGGTCCGACGCTGAACACAAGAACGAAATTGCTCCCCGGGCGCTGGCGCAGGTCGATCGTTATGTCGCCGATCGCCTGAGCCAGACCCGCCTCCTCGGCGAGTTGCATCACGCCCTGGTGGCAGGCGTCATCGCTGACGAATCGAGCCTGGTGGAACTGGGTCAAGTGCTGGCGGGCCAGCGTCCCGGTCGAACCGACGCCGCGCAAGTAACGTTGTGCGACCTCACCGGCACCGGCGCCCAGGACACGGCCATTGCCAATCTGGCATTCGAGCGCGCGCGCTCGGCCGGCATGGGTTTTCAATTCGGCAGCTAATCGGTTTTTTCATCCGTGCGTCATTTATCAGAGGGCATGTGCATGTCTCAGATAGTCGTCAATCTTCCGTTCGAGCGGGAGGAATACGCCCAGCGTCTGGCCAAGGTACGAGCGGCCATGCAGGTCCAGGGCATCGAGCTGTTGCTGGTCACCGATCCATCGAACATGGCCTGGCTGACCGGCTATGACGGTTGGTCGTTTTACGTCCACCAATGCGTGCTGCTGGCGCTGGACGGCGAGCCGGTGTGGTTTGGTCGCGGGCAGGATGCCAACGGTGCCAAGCGCACGGTGTTCATGCAGCACGAGAACATCGTCGGCTACCCGGATATCTACGTGCAGTCCCGGGAACGCCATCCCATGGACTACTTGTCGAAGGAAGTCATCAGTGTCCGCGGCTGGGACGCTCTGACCATTGGCGTGGAAATGGACAACTACTACTTCAGCGCCGCCGCTTATCTGTCGCTGAAGAAAAACCTGCCGCAGGCCACCTTGATCGACGCGGTCGGGCTGGTGAATTGGCAGCGGGCGATCAAGTCGCCGCAGGAAATCGCCTACATGCGCATCGCGGCGCGCATCGTCGAAAACATGCACGGGCGGATCCTCGAGCGGATCGAGCCGGGCATGCGCAAAAACGAGCTGGTGGCCGAGATCTACAGCAGCGGCATCCTCGGTGCCGACGGTCATGGCGGCGATTACCCGGCCATTGTGCCGCTGTTGCCCACGGGCGCCGATGCCAGCGCGCCGCACCTGACCTGGGACGATTCGCCGTTCGAGAAGGGCGCCGGCACCTTCTTTGAAATTGCCGGGTGCTACAAACGCTATCACTGCCCGCTGTCGCGCACGATCTACCTGGGTAAACCGCCGCAACACTTTCTCGACGGCGAGAAAGCCGTGGTCGAAGGCATCGCTGCCGGGCTGGATGCGGCCAAGCCGGGCAATACCACCGGCGACATTGCCGTGGCCTTTTTCAAGGTGCTGGAGAAGTTCGGCATCCACAAGGACAGCCGTTGCGGTTACCCGATCGGGATCAGTTATCCACCGGACTGGGGCGAGCGCACCATGAGCCTGCGTCCCGGCGACAGCAGCGTGTTGCAACCGGGGATGACCTTCCACTTCATGCCGGGCCTGTGGATGGACGATTGGGGGCTGGAGATTACCGAAAGCATTCTGATCACCGAAACCGGGGTCGAGACGTTGTGCAATGTACCCCGCCAACTGTTCGTGAAGGATTGAGCCATGAGCGAATTACCTGACAACCCGATCAGCGCCACGGTGGATTTTGCCCGCGAAGGGGTGCAGCACGGGTTTCTCAAATTGCCGTATTCGCGGGATGACTCGGCCTGGGGTGCGGTGATGATTCCGCTCACGGTGATTCAGCGCGGTCAGGGTCCGACCGCGCTGCTCACCGGTGGTAACCACGGTGACGAATACGAGGGCCCGGTGGCGCTGAGCAAACTGGCC carries:
- a CDS encoding LuxR C-terminal-related transcriptional regulator, translated to MTDLSPLPGPASVTVAALDGRCFRPPLPDGHVLRPRLCERLSAGLGGRLLLISAPAGFGKSSLAVEFCQGLPAHWQSLWLGLSPRDSDPGRFLERLLEGLQDYFAQLGRQSLGLLKMRQRHQPFAFEEWLDGLLDELAVHVSPTAPLLLVLDDYHLAQGPVLDRCLQFFLNHLPDGLLVMVTSRQRPDWHLARLRLSRQLLELHEQDLRLTHDEALTLLDRHSTSLRGEALENLIQRSEGWVAGLRFWLLAASEAGTAGELPQSLHGGEGLIRDYLLEEVIDCLPAEVQAFLYDTAPQERFCSELCDAVREAHDSAEILRFLSAHQVFLVPLDEQGHWFRYHHLFSDLLRTRPATPAMVPVASLHLRACRWFNAQGLLDEAVEQALRAGHLDVAANLVQNLSEEQLLAEQNVGMLLRWKMDLPDSLLVSTPRLIVLYSWALGLACQLDAAEELASHLSRYLPAPSATAQKSMLAQWLALSGIIARGRGNRELTMLYCAEALESLPSRRYGQRLMCLSTLSNLAIADGDLWRARGLNRDSLELAQRVGNPLFEALAHYDRARVLQARGEILRAEEEVRQGLQRLQGLSPQRLFAVRARLTLYEGFLLALRLQPQTARLRLQAGLTEARACRDISVLIGHCVIAKLEGSSGEFAKAFAELAEAERLMHIWDVPPIYYLAMITLVKCELWLAQGRTDLAEAWLTRLGQTYNGEHPAAPPEFHPQLPLHIELQQALLDVIQGQPMLAEGRLNALLENGQQTGRQLLSVLVLTQKIDLLLAHSREPEARQAFVQSLEAASGGALQPFDGLLNKYPDWLREQLQHCAKSPIALSLSERLPAVAVRIAPESLPACEQLSSRELAVLKLIAQGCSNQEISDQLFISLHTVKTHASHINSKLGVERRTQAVARAKELGVLA
- a CDS encoding MBL fold metallo-hydrolase, with product MSQQPTLIRETFPVGPLQCNCTIIGDPITKKAIVVDPGGNHELILARLDALGLKVVSIIHTHAHLDHFLASGQLKEKTGATLHLHKEDQFLWDNLEMQCQMFGVPYTPVPSPDRWLADDEELACGCGVALHTPGHTPGSMSFWFAEAKLLIAGDTLFRRGVGRTDLWGGDQATIVRSIKQRLYTLDEEATVVTGHGPDTRLGEEMRENPFVRA
- a CDS encoding OmpA family protein, with amino-acid sequence MFTKQRLIIVATAVALLSGCASPNPYDNQGQAQGQADSGSTGMSKTAKYGGLGALAGALAGAAIDHNNRGKGALIGAAVVGASAAGYGYYADQQEKKLRASMANTGVEVQREGDQIKLIMPGNITFATDSANIASSFYQPLNNLAGSLKEFNQNQIEIVGYTDSTGSRQHNMDLSQRRAQSVATYLTSQGVSGANLSARGAGPDNPVASNADVNGRAQNRRVEVNLKAIPGQQYGAQQQGTVQQYP
- the ehuA gene encoding ectoine/hydroxyectoine ABC transporter ATP-binding protein EhuA; this translates as MQETKPVKPIVSFQDVTKSYGNFTVLDHLNLDVTPGEKVAIIGPSGSGKSTLLRVLMTLEGIDDGLIRIEDDLLTHMPNRNGVLVPANDRHIRRVRGKIGMVFQSFNLFPHMTALQNVIEAPVQVLGMKPVEARERAADLLELVGLGSKLGHYPSQLSGGQQQRVAIARALAMRPKVMLFDEVTSALDPELCGEVLNVIRKLGTEHNLTMLMVTHQMGFAREFADRVCFFYKGQIHEQGTPAQIFEHPQQERTCAFLSAVKEAN
- the ehuD gene encoding ectoine/hydroxyectoine ABC transporter permease subunit EhuD, which encodes MTLFDWTYAWQILPDLLRASLNTVGITLIGFLIAIVLGLFLAIGRRSRKLFISLPATGVIEFIRSTPLLIQVYFLYYVLPNYGISMTAMQVGILGIGLHYACYIAEVYRGGLDAVPRAQWEAVTALNIAPYSAYRNIILPQALRPILPPLGNYLVAMLKDTPVLSAITVVEIMQQAKNIGSENFRYLEPITMVGLFFLALSIALAYLVRRLEVRLELR
- the ehuC gene encoding ectoine/hydroxyectoine ABC transporter permease subunit EhuC, which produces MGELLPLLIQGAWVTLQVTFFGSILAIVAAILAALGRMSPWRPLRWFSIAYIEVFRGTSLLVQLFWLFFVLPLPPFNLELSPYAVAIVGLGLHIGAYGAEVMRGAISSVAKGQYEASTALNFSGYKRFKRIILPQALLAAIPPGTNLLIELLKNTSLVSLITLSDLSFRARQLDQATFQTLEIFSLALVIYFVLAQAINIGMRQIERRLARGRMRGGLS